In a single window of the Verrucomicrobiia bacterium genome:
- a CDS encoding tetratricopeptide repeat protein: MDSRPKRSKSRYVDVTRLPTGSKTVFVVMGVLMALGVLMLLKLFRSTPKGFRPDVRMSALDKVQALSLARTARRESEAGRLPEAVLAWQGAIANDPGDPELRRGLLKTLLGPRQPPPRYLNLGLGNAFFLLRLAGTNESDLNLAAQVLSRLGQDNYVMGLLQSSETQLSPDQARAYLKSLFHLQAMDRFGSLWPKYSNSIAGDRDLGLYLTAWQAGWGPPAGLVPALAALESAMTNPATATLARQLNLAVAASRSDLRAYESALDGLVDSQQDRLADHLGYWRLLTRTGRRDRAVELAGAYATPPETPSDAGALADALQALGLRDTAIEFLENQLPVFNFSQEVWQRLGDLYVHQELWFELRSLAVRVRTSNRVPIAQAGLTWFWEGLAELKLGREDTARTAMDQAVEHPPADPLTAFRMATGLQHSGFPDHAARLLKRLESDFSDRAAYWLQVVVAAHDARQFDLMHSAAERGYSLATNNPVFINNYAACLLIQRTNAPLAIELTLRRLTASPNDPGANLNHALALIQNGRLDDAERILNRVAKSELSPSNRTVLEFGRFEVNLRRGNREGAMMAYRRIDLRHLMPPQVRWLEEAYQTLVAPG, encoded by the coding sequence ATGGATTCCCGCCCCAAACGCTCGAAATCCCGTTACGTGGACGTCACCCGGCTTCCAACCGGATCCAAGACGGTCTTCGTGGTGATGGGTGTCTTGATGGCCTTGGGCGTCCTGATGCTGCTGAAGCTCTTCCGGTCCACGCCGAAAGGGTTCCGTCCGGACGTCCGGATGTCCGCACTCGACAAGGTCCAGGCGCTGTCCCTGGCGCGGACGGCGCGCCGGGAGTCGGAGGCCGGAAGGCTTCCGGAGGCGGTGCTGGCCTGGCAGGGGGCGATTGCCAATGATCCTGGAGACCCCGAGCTGCGCCGCGGACTTCTCAAGACGCTGCTCGGCCCCAGGCAACCACCACCGCGCTACCTCAACCTCGGGCTCGGCAACGCCTTCTTCCTGTTGCGGCTCGCCGGCACCAATGAATCCGACCTGAATCTCGCAGCGCAGGTGCTGTCCCGTCTGGGACAGGACAACTACGTCATGGGACTGCTGCAGTCCTCGGAGACGCAGTTGAGTCCGGACCAGGCAAGAGCCTATTTGAAATCGCTGTTTCACCTGCAGGCCATGGACCGGTTCGGATCCTTGTGGCCGAAGTACAGCAACAGCATCGCCGGCGACCGGGACCTCGGACTGTACCTGACCGCATGGCAGGCCGGCTGGGGACCGCCCGCCGGCTTGGTGCCCGCATTGGCGGCCCTCGAGTCGGCGATGACCAATCCAGCGACCGCGACCCTTGCCCGTCAGTTGAATCTCGCCGTCGCCGCCTCCCGATCGGACCTTCGTGCCTATGAGTCCGCTTTGGATGGATTGGTGGATTCCCAACAGGACCGCCTCGCAGACCACCTGGGCTACTGGAGACTGCTGACGCGGACCGGTCGCCGCGACCGTGCCGTCGAGCTTGCGGGAGCCTACGCCACGCCCCCGGAAACTCCGTCCGACGCCGGAGCCCTTGCCGACGCCCTGCAAGCCCTGGGACTCCGCGACACCGCCATCGAATTCCTCGAGAACCAGCTGCCCGTATTCAATTTCAGCCAGGAGGTCTGGCAGCGCCTTGGAGATTTATACGTCCATCAGGAACTGTGGTTCGAACTCCGTTCCCTCGCAGTCCGGGTCCGCACGTCCAACCGGGTTCCCATTGCCCAGGCCGGTCTCACCTGGTTCTGGGAAGGCCTTGCCGAACTCAAGCTGGGGCGTGAGGACACCGCCCGGACGGCCATGGACCAGGCGGTGGAGCATCCACCGGCGGACCCGCTGACGGCGTTTCGAATGGCGACCGGCCTGCAGCATTCGGGATTCCCAGACCACGCGGCGCGACTTCTGAAACGCCTGGAGTCTGATTTTTCAGACCGTGCGGCCTATTGGCTGCAGGTGGTCGTCGCAGCCCATGATGCCCGCCAGTTCGACCTGATGCACAGCGCCGCCGAACGGGGGTATTCGCTGGCGACCAACAATCCGGTGTTCATCAACAACTACGCCGCGTGCCTGCTGATTCAGCGGACGAACGCCCCACTGGCGATCGAGCTGACCCTCCGCCGCCTGACCGCGTCCCCGAACGACCCCGGCGCCAATCTCAACCACGCCCTCGCGCTCATCCAGAATGGTCGTCTCGACGATGCGGAGCGGATCCTGAACCGGGTGGCCAAGAGCGAGCTGTCACCCTCCAACCGCACGGTCCTGGAATTCGGGCGCTTCGAGGTGAACCTGCGACGGGGAAACCGTGAGGGAGCGATGATGGCCTACCGACGGATTGACCTGCGTCACCTCATGCCGCCACAGGTCCGCTGGCTCGAGGAGGCTTACCAAACCCTCGTGGCGCCAGGTTAA
- a CDS encoding class I mannose-6-phosphate isomerase has translation MNVYPLTFRPLFKERVWGGRRIAELFGRSLPEDVPIGESWELSDRAEGVSVIANGPWAGRDLRWLMDQHGEAVLGRPVDSGERFPWLIKILDARDDLSLQVHPPPHRAGELRGEPKTELWYFAATRPGARIYAGLNPGVSRQEFEQRIRDGSVAGCFHVESPRAGDAMFVPSGRVHALGAGNVVFEIQQNSDTTYRVFDWNRPGLDGRPRELHIGPSLESVDFSDVAPGLVQAPWVSRNGASRRALARHDVFRIDEWRFDGATKTTDGRQPGECAVILVAGGRLRCLHPLDAPELGPGDSVLIAAALPALALEAAPGTTLLHVTPSESRPNGSRAAASALP, from the coding sequence GTGAACGTCTATCCGCTCACCTTCCGCCCCCTGTTCAAGGAGCGCGTCTGGGGTGGACGCCGGATCGCCGAACTCTTCGGGCGTTCGCTGCCGGAAGACGTGCCCATCGGCGAATCGTGGGAACTCTCCGACCGAGCGGAGGGCGTCTCCGTGATCGCCAACGGACCATGGGCCGGACGCGATCTGCGCTGGCTGATGGACCAGCACGGGGAAGCCGTTCTGGGCCGGCCGGTGGACTCCGGGGAGCGGTTTCCGTGGCTCATCAAGATCCTGGATGCGCGGGACGATCTTTCCCTGCAGGTGCATCCCCCGCCCCACCGCGCCGGCGAACTGCGCGGCGAACCCAAGACGGAGCTGTGGTATTTCGCCGCCACCCGGCCCGGCGCCAGGATCTACGCCGGACTGAATCCGGGGGTCAGCCGGCAGGAGTTCGAACAACGGATCCGCGACGGTTCGGTGGCCGGATGTTTTCACGTGGAGTCCCCGCGCGCCGGTGACGCCATGTTCGTCCCGAGCGGACGCGTCCACGCCCTCGGAGCCGGCAATGTGGTGTTCGAGATCCAGCAGAATTCCGACACGACCTACCGGGTGTTCGACTGGAACCGGCCCGGGCTGGATGGTCGCCCCCGCGAATTGCACATCGGCCCGTCCCTGGAGTCCGTGGACTTCTCGGACGTCGCCCCGGGTCTGGTCCAGGCCCCTTGGGTTTCCCGCAACGGTGCCTCACGACGAGCCCTGGCGCGCCACGACGTGTTTCGCATTGACGAGTGGCGGTTCGACGGGGCGACGAAGACGACAGATGGCCGCCAACCCGGAGAATGCGCCGTGATCCTCGTGGCCGGCGGACGCCTCCGATGCCTCCACCCGCTGGACGCGCCGGAGCTCGGTCCTGGGGATTCGGTGTTGATCGCCGCCGCGCTTCCCGCCCTGGCCTTGGAGGCAGCTCCCGGCACGACGTTGCTGCACGTCACGCCATCCGAATCCCGCCCCAATGGATCCCGGGCCGCCGCTTCGGCATTGCCCTGA
- a CDS encoding acetyl-CoA carboxylase carboxyltransferase subunit alpha: MKHHLDFEKPIAELQRKLEELKQHPESHSMGIQWEEEILLLERKIEEARRQIFSNLTPWQRVQLARHPKRPYTQDYLRMTFSGFEELHGDRMFGDDRAFVGGFARLGEHRVVVIGTQKGRDTKENILRNFGSAHPEGYRKALRLMRLADKFGLPIITLIDTAGAYPGIGSEERHIGEAIAVNLREMMLLEVPIIAVVIGEGGSGGALGIGVGDRVILLENAYYSVISPEGCAAILWKNRAASPEAAAALRITASDLRQLGLVDDVVPEPLGGAHNDPAAAAAQLKESLLRHLAALTAMPVAERLQARYRKFRAFGHVSEPASKAA, from the coding sequence ATGAAGCACCACCTCGATTTCGAAAAGCCCATCGCGGAGCTCCAGCGGAAACTGGAGGAGCTGAAGCAGCATCCGGAATCGCATTCCATGGGGATCCAATGGGAGGAGGAGATCCTGCTCCTGGAGCGAAAGATCGAAGAGGCCCGCCGCCAGATCTTCTCCAACCTCACCCCGTGGCAGCGGGTGCAGCTCGCACGTCATCCCAAACGGCCCTACACACAGGATTACCTGCGGATGACATTTTCCGGGTTCGAGGAGCTGCACGGGGACCGGATGTTCGGCGACGACCGGGCCTTTGTCGGAGGCTTCGCCAGGCTCGGCGAGCACCGCGTCGTGGTGATCGGCACCCAGAAGGGCCGGGACACCAAGGAAAACATCCTGCGCAACTTTGGTTCGGCCCATCCCGAAGGGTACCGCAAGGCACTCCGGCTGATGCGCCTCGCCGACAAGTTCGGCCTGCCCATCATCACGCTCATTGACACCGCGGGCGCCTATCCCGGGATCGGCTCGGAGGAGCGCCACATCGGAGAGGCCATCGCGGTGAACCTCCGGGAGATGATGCTTCTGGAAGTGCCCATCATCGCCGTGGTCATCGGCGAGGGCGGATCCGGGGGGGCCTTGGGCATCGGCGTGGGCGACCGTGTCATCCTCCTCGAGAACGCCTACTATTCCGTGATCAGCCCCGAGGGCTGCGCCGCGATCCTCTGGAAGAACCGGGCCGCGTCACCCGAAGCCGCCGCCGCCCTCCGGATCACCGCGTCCGACCTGCGCCAACTGGGCCTTGTGGACGACGTCGTGCCCGAGCCGTTGGGCGGCGCACACAACGACCCTGCGGCAGCGGCCGCCCAGCTCAAGGAATCCCTGCTGCGCCATCTCGCGGCGCTGACCGCCATGCCGGTGGCCGAACGTCTCCAGGCCCGCTATCGAAAATTCCGGGCGTTCGGCCACGTCTCGGAGCCGGCCTCGAAAGCCGCGTGA